The proteins below are encoded in one region of Mauremys reevesii isolate NIE-2019 linkage group 15, ASM1616193v1, whole genome shotgun sequence:
- the LOC120382869 gene encoding zinc finger protein 345-like isoform X1, which yields MQENYETVTSLGFPLPKPELIVRLERGEEPWVPDLRPWKERRLPRCTHTAGAERGSENEEGNHHEEFPGKVEPNGTFVGRGEGNFSQCFELEESWGNWHRSERLLGNHPGKKVDESIHGGGGEEDLRAQQTNPKEDTPWHYLQCGKGFIVRSQLVTNQTIHTGEKPLQCLDHGESFNKLSDLNNHGRSHSGEKPSQSLECGKCFISKTQIIRHELSHTGERPHKCLVCGKNFIQRSHLVRHQAIHTGERTPKCLDLRESFIQRSDLVKHQALHTRERPHKCLDCGKSFIRKSNLVQHQSIHTGERPHKCLDCGKGYIQRSDLVKHQVMHTGERPHKCLECGKSFIRRSNLVQHQRIHTGERPHKCLDCGKCFKERSSLVKHHQAIHTGERPHKCLDCGKGYIQRSELVKHQSIHTGERPHKCLECGKSFIRRSQLVYHQAIHTGERPHKCLDCGKYFTERSSLVKHHQAIHTGERPHKCLDCGKGYVQRSELVKHQSIHTGERPHKCLDCGKSFLKKSNLVQHQRIHTGERPHRCLVCGKCFTEKSKLVKHQAVHTGERPHKCLDCGKGYIQRSNLVQHQRIHTGERPHKCLDCGKSFLSRSDLVKHQAIHTGERPHKCLDCGKSFLRKSNLVQHQRIHTGERPHKCLVCGKCFTEKSNLVKHQAVHTGERPHKCLDCGKGYIQRSHIIQHQAIHTGETPEVLGLREKFHMEV from the exons atgcaggagaactacgagacagtgacctcgctgg GATTCCcccttcccaaacctgagctgattGTCCGGCtagaacgaggggaagagccatgggtgcCCGATCTCCGGCCCTGGAAGGAAAGAAGGCTTCCGAGATGCACCCATACAG CAGGTGCTGAGCGagggagtgagaatgaggaggggaatcATCATGAGGAATTTCCCGGGAAAGTGGAACCGAATGGGACCTTTGTGGGAAGAGGtgaagggaatttttcccagtgcttCGAACTTGAAGAGTCCTGGGGAAattggcacaggtcagagaggcTCCTGGGAAACcacccagggaagaaagtggatgaatctattcatggtgggggaggagaggaggatctCAGAGCGCAGCAGACAAATCCCAAGGAAGACACACCCTGGCACTACCTTCAGTGTGGGAAAGGATTCATTGTGAGATCACAGCTTGTGACAAATCAGACAATCCATACTGGAGAGAAACCCCTTCAGTGCTTGGACCATGGAGAAAGCTTTAATAAGCTCTCAGATCTTAATAACCACGGGAGAAGCCACAGTGGAGAAAAACCCTCTCAATCCCTCGAGTgcgggaaatgtttcatttcgaaGACACAAATAATTAGACATGAGTTaagccacacaggggagagaccccacaagtgcttggttTGTGGGAAAAATTTCATACAGAGGTCACACCTAGTTcgtcatcaggcaatccacacaggagagagaaccCCCAAGTGTTTGGACTTAAGGGAAAGTTTCATACaaaggtcagaccttgttaaacatcaggcattACATACAagggagagaccccacaagtgcttggactgtgggaaaagtttcataagaaagtcaaaccttgttcaacatcagtcaatccacacaggagagagaccccacaagtgcttggactgtgggaaaggtTACATACaaaggtcagaccttgttaagCATCAGGTaatgcacacaggagagagaccccacaagtgcttggagtgtgggaaaagtttcataaggAGGTCAAACCTtgttcaacatcagagaatccacacaggagagagaccccacaagtgcttggactgtgggaaatgtttcaaaGAGAGGTCAAGCCTTGTTAAACATCaccaggcaatccacacaggagagagaccccacaagtgcttggattGTGGCAAAGGTTACATACAAAGGTCAGAACTTGTTAAACATCAgtcaatccacacaggagagagaccccacaagtgcttggaatgtgggaaaagtttcataagaaggTCACAGCTCGTTtatcatcaggcaatccacacaggagagagaccccacaagtgcttggactgtgggaaataTTTCACAGAGAGGTCAAGCCTTGTTAAACATCaccaggcaatccacacaggagagagaccccacaagtgcttggattGTGGCAAAGGTTACGTACAAAGGTCAGAACTTGTTAAACATCAgtcaatccacacaggagagagaccacacaagtgcttggactgtgggaaaagtttcctaaAAAAGTCAAACCTtgttcaacatcagagaatccacacaggagagagaccccacaggTGCTTGGtctgtgggaaatgtttcacagAGAAGTCAAagcttgttaaacatcaggcagtccacacaggagagagaccccacaagtgcttggactgtgggaaaggtTACATACAAAGGTCAAACCTtgttcaacatcagagaatccacacaggagagagaccccacaagtgcttggactgtgggaaaagtttcctaagcaggtcagaccttgttaaacatcaggcaatccacacaggagagagaccacacaagtgcttagactgtgggaaaagtttcctaaGAAAGTCAAACCTtgttcaacatcagagaatccacacaggagagagaccccacaagtgcttggtctgtgggaaatgtttcacagagaagtcaaaccttgttaaacatcaggcagtccacacaggagagagaccccacaagtgcttggactgtgggaaaggtTATATACAAAGGTCACACATTAttcaacatcaggcaatccacacaggagagactccagAGGTGCTTGGGCTCCGGGAAAAGTTTCATATGGAAGTCTGA
- the LOC120382869 gene encoding zinc finger protein 345-like isoform X2 translates to MQENYETVTSLGFPLPKPELIVRLERGEEPWVPDLRPWKERRLPRCTHTGAERGSENEEGNHHEEFPGKVEPNGTFVGRGEGNFSQCFELEESWGNWHRSERLLGNHPGKKVDESIHGGGGEEDLRAQQTNPKEDTPWHYLQCGKGFIVRSQLVTNQTIHTGEKPLQCLDHGESFNKLSDLNNHGRSHSGEKPSQSLECGKCFISKTQIIRHELSHTGERPHKCLVCGKNFIQRSHLVRHQAIHTGERTPKCLDLRESFIQRSDLVKHQALHTRERPHKCLDCGKSFIRKSNLVQHQSIHTGERPHKCLDCGKGYIQRSDLVKHQVMHTGERPHKCLECGKSFIRRSNLVQHQRIHTGERPHKCLDCGKCFKERSSLVKHHQAIHTGERPHKCLDCGKGYIQRSELVKHQSIHTGERPHKCLECGKSFIRRSQLVYHQAIHTGERPHKCLDCGKYFTERSSLVKHHQAIHTGERPHKCLDCGKGYVQRSELVKHQSIHTGERPHKCLDCGKSFLKKSNLVQHQRIHTGERPHRCLVCGKCFTEKSKLVKHQAVHTGERPHKCLDCGKGYIQRSNLVQHQRIHTGERPHKCLDCGKSFLSRSDLVKHQAIHTGERPHKCLDCGKSFLRKSNLVQHQRIHTGERPHKCLVCGKCFTEKSNLVKHQAVHTGERPHKCLDCGKGYIQRSHIIQHQAIHTGETPEVLGLREKFHMEV, encoded by the exons atgcaggagaactacgagacagtgacctcgctgg GATTCCcccttcccaaacctgagctgattGTCCGGCtagaacgaggggaagagccatgggtgcCCGATCTCCGGCCCTGGAAGGAAAGAAGGCTTCCGAGATGCACCCATACAG GTGCTGAGCGagggagtgagaatgaggaggggaatcATCATGAGGAATTTCCCGGGAAAGTGGAACCGAATGGGACCTTTGTGGGAAGAGGtgaagggaatttttcccagtgcttCGAACTTGAAGAGTCCTGGGGAAattggcacaggtcagagaggcTCCTGGGAAACcacccagggaagaaagtggatgaatctattcatggtgggggaggagaggaggatctCAGAGCGCAGCAGACAAATCCCAAGGAAGACACACCCTGGCACTACCTTCAGTGTGGGAAAGGATTCATTGTGAGATCACAGCTTGTGACAAATCAGACAATCCATACTGGAGAGAAACCCCTTCAGTGCTTGGACCATGGAGAAAGCTTTAATAAGCTCTCAGATCTTAATAACCACGGGAGAAGCCACAGTGGAGAAAAACCCTCTCAATCCCTCGAGTgcgggaaatgtttcatttcgaaGACACAAATAATTAGACATGAGTTaagccacacaggggagagaccccacaagtgcttggttTGTGGGAAAAATTTCATACAGAGGTCACACCTAGTTcgtcatcaggcaatccacacaggagagagaaccCCCAAGTGTTTGGACTTAAGGGAAAGTTTCATACaaaggtcagaccttgttaaacatcaggcattACATACAagggagagaccccacaagtgcttggactgtgggaaaagtttcataagaaagtcaaaccttgttcaacatcagtcaatccacacaggagagagaccccacaagtgcttggactgtgggaaaggtTACATACaaaggtcagaccttgttaagCATCAGGTaatgcacacaggagagagaccccacaagtgcttggagtgtgggaaaagtttcataaggAGGTCAAACCTtgttcaacatcagagaatccacacaggagagagaccccacaagtgcttggactgtgggaaatgtttcaaaGAGAGGTCAAGCCTTGTTAAACATCaccaggcaatccacacaggagagagaccccacaagtgcttggattGTGGCAAAGGTTACATACAAAGGTCAGAACTTGTTAAACATCAgtcaatccacacaggagagagaccccacaagtgcttggaatgtgggaaaagtttcataagaaggTCACAGCTCGTTtatcatcaggcaatccacacaggagagagaccccacaagtgcttggactgtgggaaataTTTCACAGAGAGGTCAAGCCTTGTTAAACATCaccaggcaatccacacaggagagagaccccacaagtgcttggattGTGGCAAAGGTTACGTACAAAGGTCAGAACTTGTTAAACATCAgtcaatccacacaggagagagaccacacaagtgcttggactgtgggaaaagtttcctaaAAAAGTCAAACCTtgttcaacatcagagaatccacacaggagagagaccccacaggTGCTTGGtctgtgggaaatgtttcacagAGAAGTCAAagcttgttaaacatcaggcagtccacacaggagagagaccccacaagtgcttggactgtgggaaaggtTACATACAAAGGTCAAACCTtgttcaacatcagagaatccacacaggagagagaccccacaagtgcttggactgtgggaaaagtttcctaagcaggtcagaccttgttaaacatcaggcaatccacacaggagagagaccacacaagtgcttagactgtgggaaaagtttcctaaGAAAGTCAAACCTtgttcaacatcagagaatccacacaggagagagaccccacaagtgcttggtctgtgggaaatgtttcacagagaagtcaaaccttgttaaacatcaggcagtccacacaggagagagaccccacaagtgcttggactgtgggaaaggtTATATACAAAGGTCACACATTAttcaacatcaggcaatccacacaggagagactccagAGGTGCTTGGGCTCCGGGAAAAGTTTCATATGGAAGTCTGA